Proteins from a single region of Gammaproteobacteria bacterium:
- a CDS encoding YqaE/Pmp3 family membrane protein: MDLIRIIVAILLPPLGVFLQVGFAGAFWLNILLTLLGYIPGIVHAVWIIARR, encoded by the coding sequence ATGGACCTGATCCGCATCATCGTTGCGATTCTGCTGCCGCCGCTCGGCGTGTTCCTGCAAGTGGGTTTCGCCGGCGCGTTCTGGCTGAACATCCTGCTGACGCTGCTGGGCTACATTCCAGGCATCGTCCACGCCGTCTGGATCATCGCCAGGCGTTGA
- the tatC gene encoding twin-arginine translocase subunit TatC — MSKDASSSGEQPLIAHLLELRTRLLRALIGVLIVFIPLAYFAKDFYRIVAAPLMQLMPAGTGMIATEVASPFFAPFKLAGLAALVVALPWVLYQIWAFIAPGLYKNEQRLVVPLLATSSALFYVGMLFAYFVVFPIVFGFFVKVAPEGVTVMTDISRYLDFVITMFLAFGAAFETPVAIVLLVKTGFVTPADLAAKRAYVLVGTFLLSAFLTPPDIFSQLLLAGPAYLLFEIGIVWARILVPGAREVEAQRRGE, encoded by the coding sequence ATGAGCAAGGACGCTTCCAGCAGCGGCGAGCAGCCGCTGATCGCGCACTTGCTTGAGCTGCGTACACGCCTGCTGCGGGCACTGATCGGCGTATTGATCGTGTTCATTCCGCTGGCCTATTTCGCCAAAGATTTCTACCGCATCGTCGCCGCGCCGCTGATGCAGCTGATGCCGGCCGGCACCGGCATGATCGCCACCGAGGTGGCCTCGCCGTTCTTCGCCCCGTTCAAGCTCGCCGGCCTGGCGGCGCTGGTCGTTGCGCTGCCGTGGGTGCTGTACCAGATCTGGGCATTCATCGCGCCGGGGCTCTACAAGAACGAGCAACGCCTCGTGGTGCCGCTGCTGGCCACCAGCAGCGCGCTCTTCTATGTCGGCATGCTGTTCGCCTATTTCGTGGTGTTCCCGATCGTGTTCGGTTTTTTCGTCAAGGTTGCGCCTGAAGGCGTCACCGTGATGACGGACATCTCGCGCTACCTCGACTTCGTGATCACGATGTTCCTGGCCTTCGGCGCCGCGTTTGAAACCCCTGTGGCCATCGTGCTGCTGGTCAAGACCGGTTTCGTCACGCCCGCCGATCTCGCGGCCAAGCGCGCCTATGTGCTGGTAGGCACCTTCCTGCTCAGCGCGTTCCTGACGCCGCCGGACATCTTCTCGCAGTTGCTGCTGGCCGGACCGGCGTATCTGCTGTTCGAGATCGGTATCGTGTGGGCTCGCATCCTCGTGCCGGGCGCTCGCGAAGTCGAAGCGCAACGCCGCGGCGAATGA
- a CDS encoding Ig-like domain-containing protein, with amino-acid sequence MGRSAGSVQSVFRWVSVALVAVALLACESPDDDDDIQEIEDLSGTVTGTILDSDSDPIPGVTVHYTGNTSSDGVAEVSAVTNAQGQFALAGVVVSGTQNSISSPLTLFLEPPAGYLSGTVAVSPSAQPIGGVGSSNDVFLDEFNVDTGPVKLPATATTISGVLRDTGTGSAVAGSMVSAEFIITAFEQADTTGIALTYGAAATISTDSDASGSFTLSGVADDSCVRVLVAGYSIDGLSGSAPPCLIAEVDDDPNALELKTNTASITLANVFLTPYATEDGVSPFVTSVVGVVNPDSDPAPLDSSVTGVPPNELKIKFSEAMAATITAADVTVLLGTAPDITSAPLDSVMLSGGDTLSIATAAPLPSGTVVTVQIVRGTLKDTAGNPIVLNDAIAYDEFSGGSATLFELDLLTFEPSDATADAALPSQVVNTSVPEDPAFVTTSALIDTTVVGGESIGLAATPSGGNVLYSNVIGTDSDDVEQLNSADAEDGLQDLLNALEGDGSRELFTDIARVHVLASAEAADYLVTVERNGTTLDALFFPVATLDGAPANEGPVTAGTSRYVIDPNGATEFDLIVTGRTAATLLQDGDTFKIVSRNASAILGGTATLALHDIAPPTVGVQLLTEVLAATAGTSGQGGGGGVIVDGTDPEPGFVIYPITPQAADVDDSEAGFDADDFQGDNELLGLSDEMLQASAFVDGLGTTETAADATGSMAFLSSIGPRLGLVVTEPISLVEGTAPGTTDIDASLSSFGVLNSAVTEDGDPTILFTYRVDSLFQLEADANASDEATIDLGGVIRDLNGLLADDAARALVRVRDYFPPLMTLAFYDGSNFVFRFHEAINKAGSIILETCAETIDVAATEVELSPDGTTLTAPATLVADPESCFDPTLAYEEDAYAPSEIGDLTDLTSVALVQTHGFVSYDSISDTTDNLGDGVGNSWASWASNGLGITTPYFAAADVTTP; translated from the coding sequence ATGGGGCGCAGCGCAGGCAGCGTGCAGAGCGTTTTTCGTTGGGTATCGGTGGCGCTGGTCGCCGTCGCTCTACTCGCGTGCGAGTCACCGGACGATGACGACGATATCCAGGAGATCGAGGATCTCAGCGGCACCGTCACCGGCACCATCCTCGACAGCGACAGCGATCCGATCCCCGGGGTCACGGTTCACTACACCGGCAACACCAGCTCGGACGGCGTCGCCGAGGTCTCGGCGGTCACCAATGCCCAGGGCCAGTTCGCCCTGGCGGGCGTGGTCGTCAGCGGCACGCAGAACTCGATTTCGTCACCGCTTACCCTGTTCCTGGAACCGCCTGCCGGCTATCTGTCCGGCACCGTGGCCGTGTCCCCTTCGGCGCAGCCAATCGGTGGCGTCGGCAGCAGCAATGACGTGTTCCTCGACGAGTTCAACGTGGATACCGGTCCGGTCAAGCTACCGGCCACGGCGACCACCATCAGCGGCGTGCTGCGTGACACCGGTACCGGTTCCGCGGTCGCCGGCAGCATGGTCAGCGCCGAATTCATCATCACGGCCTTTGAGCAGGCCGACACCACCGGCATCGCTCTGACCTACGGCGCGGCGGCCACCATCAGCACCGACAGCGATGCCAGCGGCAGCTTCACCCTCAGCGGCGTGGCGGACGACTCCTGCGTGCGTGTGCTGGTGGCCGGCTACAGCATCGACGGCCTCAGTGGCAGCGCGCCGCCGTGCCTGATCGCCGAGGTCGATGACGACCCCAATGCGCTCGAACTTAAAACCAATACGGCCAGCATCACGCTCGCCAATGTGTTCCTGACGCCGTATGCGACGGAAGACGGCGTCTCGCCGTTCGTGACCTCGGTGGTCGGCGTCGTCAATCCGGACAGCGATCCGGCACCGCTGGATTCCTCGGTCACCGGCGTTCCCCCGAACGAACTCAAGATCAAATTCAGCGAAGCAATGGCCGCGACGATCACCGCCGCCGATGTGACGGTCCTGCTCGGCACCGCACCGGACATCACCTCGGCGCCGCTGGACAGCGTCATGCTCAGTGGCGGAGACACCCTGTCGATCGCAACCGCCGCACCGCTACCGAGCGGCACCGTGGTCACCGTGCAGATCGTGCGCGGCACGCTCAAGGACACCGCCGGAAACCCGATCGTACTGAACGACGCCATCGCTTATGACGAGTTTTCCGGCGGTTCGGCGACTCTGTTCGAGTTGGACCTGCTGACGTTCGAGCCGTCCGACGCGACTGCCGATGCGGCCTTGCCGAGCCAGGTGGTGAACACCAGCGTCCCGGAGGACCCGGCGTTCGTGACCACCTCGGCCCTGATCGACACGACCGTCGTCGGTGGCGAAAGCATTGGTCTGGCGGCCACGCCCAGCGGCGGTAACGTGCTGTACAGCAACGTCATCGGAACCGACAGTGATGACGTTGAGCAACTCAACAGCGCCGACGCCGAAGACGGCCTGCAGGATCTGCTCAATGCACTGGAAGGCGACGGTAGCCGTGAGCTGTTCACGGACATCGCCCGCGTGCACGTGTTGGCCAGCGCAGAAGCCGCCGACTATCTGGTGACCGTGGAGCGCAACGGAACCACGCTGGACGCGCTGTTCTTTCCGGTGGCCACGCTGGATGGCGCCCCCGCGAACGAAGGGCCGGTGACGGCCGGCACCTCACGCTATGTGATCGATCCCAATGGCGCCACCGAATTCGATCTGATCGTGACCGGACGCACCGCTGCAACGCTGCTGCAGGACGGCGACACCTTCAAGATCGTATCGCGCAACGCCAGCGCCATTTTGGGCGGCACCGCGACCCTGGCGCTGCATGACATCGCGCCACCGACCGTCGGCGTGCAGCTGCTGACCGAGGTCCTGGCGGCCACGGCCGGAACCAGCGGCCAAGGCGGCGGGGGCGGTGTGATCGTCGACGGCACCGATCCCGAGCCGGGCTTCGTGATCTATCCGATTACGCCGCAGGCCGCAGACGTGGATGACAGCGAGGCCGGATTTGACGCCGATGATTTCCAGGGCGACAACGAACTGCTGGGCTTGTCCGATGAAATGCTGCAGGCCTCGGCCTTCGTCGACGGGCTCGGCACTACGGAAACGGCCGCCGACGCGACCGGTAGCATGGCGTTCCTGTCGTCGATCGGCCCACGTCTGGGACTTGTCGTCACCGAACCGATTTCGCTGGTGGAGGGCACGGCGCCCGGCACCACGGACATCGACGCCTCGCTCAGCAGCTTCGGCGTGCTCAACAGCGCCGTGACAGAAGATGGCGACCCGACCATCCTGTTCACCTACCGCGTCGACAGCCTGTTCCAGCTGGAGGCCGACGCCAATGCCTCGGATGAAGCGACGATCGATCTGGGCGGCGTGATCCGCGATCTCAATGGCCTGCTGGCCGACGACGCGGCCCGTGCTCTGGTACGGGTCAGAGACTACTTCCCGCCGCTGATGACGCTGGCGTTCTACGACGGCAGCAACTTCGTCTTCCGGTTCCACGAAGCCATCAACAAGGCCGGCAGCATCATCCTTGAAACCTGCGCAGAGACGATCGATGTCGCTGCGACCGAGGTGGAGCTGTCGCCCGACGGCACCACGCTGACGGCCCCAGCCACACTCGTAGCCGATCCGGAAAGCTGCTTCGATCCGACGCTGGCCTACGAGGAAGACGCCTACGCCCCGAGCGAGATCGGCGATCTGACCGACCTGACATCGGTTGCGCTCGTACAGACGCACGGCTTCGTCTCTTACGACAGCATCAGCGATACGACCGACAACCTCGGCGATGGTGTCGGCAATTCCTGGGCATCGTGGGCAAGCAACGGGCTTGGCATCACCACCCCGTACTTCGCGGCGGCGGACGTCACGACGCCCTGA
- a CDS encoding FxsA family protein — MAGRLLLLFIALPLAETWLLIEVGSRIGALPTILAVIATAVIGSQLMRRQGMETLREIQRRQQRGEIPAGPMLEGVALLIAGVLLITPGFISDTLGFLLLVPPLRTRLARALLSRVFVMRGAAGFDAGADRSSETIEGKFRRED, encoded by the coding sequence ATGGCCGGAAGACTGCTGTTGCTGTTCATTGCGCTGCCGCTGGCAGAGACCTGGTTGCTGATCGAGGTCGGCAGCCGCATTGGCGCATTGCCCACGATCCTTGCGGTGATCGCGACCGCCGTGATCGGCAGTCAGCTGATGCGTCGACAGGGCATGGAAACCCTGCGCGAAATCCAGCGCCGCCAGCAGCGCGGCGAAATCCCGGCCGGACCGATGCTGGAGGGCGTGGCTCTCCTGATCGCCGGAGTGTTGTTGATCACGCCCGGTTTCATCAGCGATACCCTGGGTTTTCTGCTGCTGGTGCCGCCTTTGCGTACGCGACTTGCACGCGCATTGCTGTCCCGGGTGTTCGTGATGCGTGGTGCCGCCGGATTTGACGCAGGCGCCGACCGGTCCTCCGAAACCATCGAAGGGAAGTTCCGGCGCGAGGACTAG